In Oryza brachyantha chromosome 1, ObraRS2, whole genome shotgun sequence, the following are encoded in one genomic region:
- the LOC102707909 gene encoding GDSL esterase/lipase At1g28600-like isoform X1, whose protein sequence is MSPSTSTRGGGGGGLLSPAAVVIAVVAVLLSAAQAREEPCYQRLFSFGDSLTDTGNFPFIFGNDSREPALRPPYGETFFRRATGRFSDGRLVVDFIADALGLPFVRPYWSGRTAGDFARGANFAVGGATALRPDFFRARGVPMADIVHLDMEMKWFRDLLGLLCPGDLSGCTGMINQSLFLVGEIGGNDYNLPLLRGVSITKIRSFTPSVIAKISSTITELIGLGAKTLLVPGNLPIGCVPNYLMIFKSDKKEDYEPETGCLRWMNEFSQYHNKLLTDELEKLRKLHPDVAIIYADYYGAAMEIYLSPEQFGIEDPLAACCGGGGQYGVSGTARCGYGEYKVCDDPQKYGSWDGFHPSEAAYKAIAIGLLRGSYTQPSIATTTNSCPQITELSSSVEYKNCRTVLHMTAVSQVIGWLLFFLLSF, encoded by the exons ATGTCTCCGTCCACCTCcacgagaggaggaggaggaggaggactcctctcgccggcggcggtagtgatcgcggtggtggcggtgctTCTGTCAGCGGCACAGGCGCGGGAGGAGCCGTGCTACCAGCGGCTGTTCAGCTTCGGGGACTCGCTGACGGACACGGGCAACTTCCCCTTCATCTTCGGCAACGACTCCCGCGAGCCGGCGCTCAGGCCGCCCTACGGCGAGACCTTCttccgccgcgccaccgggcGATTCTCCGAtggccgcctcgtcgtcgacttCATCG CTGATGCGCTGGGGCTGCCGTTCGTGCGGCCGTACTGGAGCGGGCGGACCGCGGGGGACTTCGCCCGCGGGGCCAACTTCGCGGTGGGCGGTGCCACGGCGCTCAGACCGGACTTCTTCCGAGCGAGAGGGGTGCCCATGGCCGACATCGTGCACCTCGACATGGAGATGAAGTGGTTCCGCGATCTGCTTGGCCTGCTCTGTCCCGGCGACCTGTCCG GTTGCACGGGCATGATCAATCAATCTCTTTTCTTGGTTGGAGAAATTGGGGGCAATGATTACAACCTACCTCTTCTCAGAGGTGTTTCCATTACAAAGATTCGCAGCTTCACTCCGAGCGTCATTGCCAAAATTTCTTCCACAATCACC GAATTGATTGGGCTTGGAGCCAAGACGCTGCTTGTTCCTGGTAACCTCCCAATTGGATGTGTTCCAAACTATCTCATGATATTCAAGAGTGATAAGAAGGAAGATTATGAGCCAGAAACAGGTTGCCTCAGGTGGATGAATGAGTTCTCACAGTACCACAACAAACTTCTTACAGATGAGTTGGAAAAGTTACGCAAGCTTCATCCTGATGTAGCCATCATCTATGCTGATTACTATGGAGCTGCTATGGAAATTTACCTTTCCCCTGAACAATTTG GAATTGAGGATCCTTTGGCAGCTTGCtgtggtggaggaggacagTATGGTGTATCTGGAACTGCAAGATGTGGATACGGTGAATACAAGGTATGCGATGACCCACAAAAGTATGGGTCATGGGATGGTTTCCATCCATCAGAAGCTGCGTACAAGGCCATTGCAATTGGCCTTCTACGGGGTTCATACACACAACCTTCAATTGCTACCACCACCAATTCGTGCCCGCAAATTACTGAGCTCAGTTCTTCTGTTGAATACAAG AACTGCAGAACTGTTCTACACATGACGGCTGTTTCCCAAGTGATTGGTTGGCTcttgtttttccttctctctttttag
- the LOC102707909 gene encoding GDSL esterase/lipase At1g28600-like isoform X2 produces MSPSTSTRGGGGGGLLSPAAVVIAVVAVLLSAAQAREEPCYQRLFSFGDSLTDTGNFPFIFGNDSREPALRPPYGETFFRRATGRFSDGRLVVDFIADALGLPFVRPYWSGRTAGDFARGANFAVGGATALRPDFFRARGVPMADIVHLDMEMKWFRDLLGLLCPGDLSGCTGMINQSLFLVGEIGGNDYNLPLLRGVSITKIRSFTPSVIAKISSTITELIGLGAKTLLVPGNLPIGCVPNYLMIFKSDKKEDYEPETGCLRWMNEFSQYHNKLLTDELEKLRKLHPDVAIIYADYYGAAMEIYLSPEQFGIEDPLAACCGGGGQYGVSGTARCGYGEYKVCDDPQKYGSWDGFHPSEAAYKAIAIGLLRGSYTQPSIATTTNSCPQITELSSSVEYKVLYDL; encoded by the exons ATGTCTCCGTCCACCTCcacgagaggaggaggaggaggaggactcctctcgccggcggcggtagtgatcgcggtggtggcggtgctTCTGTCAGCGGCACAGGCGCGGGAGGAGCCGTGCTACCAGCGGCTGTTCAGCTTCGGGGACTCGCTGACGGACACGGGCAACTTCCCCTTCATCTTCGGCAACGACTCCCGCGAGCCGGCGCTCAGGCCGCCCTACGGCGAGACCTTCttccgccgcgccaccgggcGATTCTCCGAtggccgcctcgtcgtcgacttCATCG CTGATGCGCTGGGGCTGCCGTTCGTGCGGCCGTACTGGAGCGGGCGGACCGCGGGGGACTTCGCCCGCGGGGCCAACTTCGCGGTGGGCGGTGCCACGGCGCTCAGACCGGACTTCTTCCGAGCGAGAGGGGTGCCCATGGCCGACATCGTGCACCTCGACATGGAGATGAAGTGGTTCCGCGATCTGCTTGGCCTGCTCTGTCCCGGCGACCTGTCCG GTTGCACGGGCATGATCAATCAATCTCTTTTCTTGGTTGGAGAAATTGGGGGCAATGATTACAACCTACCTCTTCTCAGAGGTGTTTCCATTACAAAGATTCGCAGCTTCACTCCGAGCGTCATTGCCAAAATTTCTTCCACAATCACC GAATTGATTGGGCTTGGAGCCAAGACGCTGCTTGTTCCTGGTAACCTCCCAATTGGATGTGTTCCAAACTATCTCATGATATTCAAGAGTGATAAGAAGGAAGATTATGAGCCAGAAACAGGTTGCCTCAGGTGGATGAATGAGTTCTCACAGTACCACAACAAACTTCTTACAGATGAGTTGGAAAAGTTACGCAAGCTTCATCCTGATGTAGCCATCATCTATGCTGATTACTATGGAGCTGCTATGGAAATTTACCTTTCCCCTGAACAATTTG GAATTGAGGATCCTTTGGCAGCTTGCtgtggtggaggaggacagTATGGTGTATCTGGAACTGCAAGATGTGGATACGGTGAATACAAGGTATGCGATGACCCACAAAAGTATGGGTCATGGGATGGTTTCCATCCATCAGAAGCTGCGTACAAGGCCATTGCAATTGGCCTTCTACGGGGTTCATACACACAACCTTCAATTGCTACCACCACCAATTCGTGCCCGCAAATTACTGAGCTCAGTTCTTCTGTTGAATACAAGGTCCTCTATGATTTGTAA